A genomic window from Desulfobacterales bacterium includes:
- a CDS encoding cobaltochelatase subunit CobN, whose protein sequence is MKSTFKGAELLLRRLLIIGAGCCVLLLFAESALSADTKRMGLFVGDSDAYTCARALKSPGLPNVEVRIFTDKDIGLPDVEAFIRQMDVAVVDIMQRQPAGWLMENRNKMKADARIYAVRHSGHTQDFLTAGFKMDSTVRAYYHYTTVDNIANLVRFLANRDLSLSTSYEPPVSPPENALYHPDAPTFFSTLAEYVQWYRASGHFQAGRRWNLTVIFPTFTIDGKKEPVDALIRAYETQGINTVTWMRAIKNWENTLDHLISGPPLSDQLGSITGFAFRFSSILSGDSLRVLEKANVPVLNSQQLFFSSKEEWLSHPQGISSVGLAFQFSNPEISGLVEPTLIGLKTKDSALALEGHAFRYEPYAPQVEKLARRAARWHALKEMPNKDKKIFLMTYNHGAGKQNIGASYLNVFRSISRIIARLKAGGYTIEGDFTEESVSELLLKSGRNIGSWAPDELDALLREGRAVLIDMADYGKWLAKTPEAFRENVIKDWGSPEDSKIMTKNGKFVIPCIRLGNLILAPQPVRGFSDDSDKLYHSTTLYPHHQYNAFYFWLQEQLHPDAMISLGTHGTHEWLPGKQAGLTRECAPEVLIGDIPNLYPYIVDDVGEGIQAKRRGRGVIIDHATPPFKQGGTYREYATLTALISEYNTASFEQIQAARLKRIREITLRLGLDKDLALAAVNAIALEKIEHYLLKLKTEMIPYGLHTFGVSPADEALAETARAMAEKGGKPENFYAQQIRACGPSELDSLVRGLSGGFIAPASGNDPIRNPESLPTGKNFYAFDPEKVPSKEAWEAGKQAGRDLIDAYRKQHDNAYPEQVGVVLWSVETIRDEGINVATALYLMGITPIWDSRDKIKTVSPLPAAGLNRPRIDVLLQMSGLFRDTFPQVALMLDAAVKKAAALTDLENFIRKHSKAVEKSLLASGHTPEEAKRRSLVRLYSAPPGAYGTKVDDMAGNSGLWEKDDTVSEQGFVPMQSYGYSSDQWGTAMESAYREHLKSVDATVHTISSNLYGAMDNDDMFQYLGGLSMAVRKASGKDPAVFVSMQRTTEKGRVEPLSTTLGRELRSRYLNPKWIEGMKAEKYAGGREMAEFMENMWGWQVTTPEAVDKSLWEQSYEVYVEDKYGQDIKAFFNKENPWAYQSMTARMLEAVRKGYWQAGKAVTEKLAAEYALNVVEKGVACCDHTCNNPLLNQMVVGIISLPGVLSQETAKAFKLAVEKAAANPLNEQVGARKALLAKLNSGVEKTTRKARPESRKTPERPDGANGPKDAKRVEGYKMEDIKTQDETTALCSSGVQWAASLFVLFLIGLFFWGSRSRR, encoded by the coding sequence ATGAAATCAACTTTTAAAGGCGCAGAATTGCTTTTAAGACGCCTACTCATAATCGGCGCGGGTTGCTGCGTCCTGCTCCTTTTTGCCGAATCGGCGCTTTCGGCCGACACAAAGCGCATGGGCCTGTTTGTGGGAGATTCCGATGCCTACACCTGCGCCCGTGCGCTGAAATCGCCGGGCCTGCCGAATGTCGAGGTTCGCATCTTTACGGACAAGGATATCGGTCTCCCGGATGTTGAAGCCTTTATTCGACAAATGGATGTGGCGGTGGTGGACATCATGCAACGTCAACCCGCCGGCTGGCTGATGGAAAACCGGAATAAGATGAAAGCGGACGCCCGGATTTACGCGGTGCGGCACTCCGGTCATACGCAGGATTTTCTGACCGCCGGGTTTAAAATGGATTCAACGGTTCGTGCCTATTATCACTACACCACTGTTGACAACATCGCCAATTTGGTTCGTTTTCTGGCGAATCGGGATCTGAGCCTTTCCACTTCCTATGAGCCTCCGGTCAGCCCGCCGGAAAACGCGCTGTATCACCCGGATGCGCCAACATTCTTTTCAACCCTTGCCGAATACGTCCAATGGTACCGTGCTTCCGGTCATTTTCAGGCGGGCAGACGCTGGAATCTTACGGTTATTTTTCCGACCTTCACAATAGACGGGAAAAAAGAACCTGTGGACGCCCTGATTCGGGCCTATGAAACGCAAGGCATCAACACCGTGACCTGGATGCGGGCGATAAAGAACTGGGAAAACACGCTGGACCATCTGATTTCCGGCCCGCCGCTCTCGGACCAACTGGGGTCCATCACCGGGTTTGCCTTCAGATTCAGCTCCATTTTATCGGGGGATTCGTTGCGCGTTCTGGAAAAAGCGAATGTGCCGGTATTGAACAGCCAGCAACTCTTTTTCAGTTCAAAAGAAGAGTGGTTGAGCCATCCGCAGGGTATTTCTTCGGTGGGACTGGCCTTTCAGTTTTCAAACCCGGAAATCAGCGGGTTGGTGGAGCCGACGCTCATCGGCCTAAAGACCAAAGATTCAGCCTTGGCCCTGGAAGGCCATGCCTTTCGCTATGAGCCGTACGCCCCCCAGGTAGAAAAGTTGGCCCGCCGGGCGGCCCGGTGGCATGCGCTAAAAGAGATGCCCAACAAGGACAAGAAGATCTTTCTGATGACTTACAACCACGGCGCCGGCAAACAGAACATCGGGGCGAGTTATCTCAATGTCTTTCGAAGTATTAGCCGAATCATTGCCCGCCTGAAGGCCGGAGGGTACACCATTGAAGGGGACTTCACCGAGGAAAGCGTTAGCGAATTGCTCCTCAAATCCGGTCGCAATATCGGATCATGGGCACCGGATGAACTGGATGCGCTGCTTCGGGAGGGACGGGCCGTTTTGATCGATATGGCGGATTATGGCAAATGGCTGGCCAAGACGCCCGAAGCTTTCCGCGAAAACGTCATCAAAGACTGGGGCTCCCCGGAAGACAGCAAGATCATGACAAAGAACGGGAAATTCGTCATCCCCTGCATTCGGCTCGGCAACCTGATCCTCGCCCCTCAGCCGGTGCGCGGCTTTAGCGATGATTCGGACAAATTATATCACAGCACCACACTGTATCCGCATCACCAATATAACGCCTTTTATTTCTGGCTTCAGGAACAACTTCACCCCGACGCCATGATCAGTCTCGGCACGCACGGCACGCACGAGTGGCTGCCGGGAAAGCAGGCCGGACTGACCCGCGAATGCGCGCCGGAAGTTTTGATCGGCGATATCCCCAACCTGTATCCCTATATCGTGGATGATGTGGGCGAAGGCATTCAGGCCAAGCGCCGGGGCCGCGGGGTCATCATCGATCATGCGACACCCCCCTTTAAGCAGGGCGGGACTTACCGGGAATACGCCACACTGACCGCCCTGATCAGCGAGTACAACACCGCTTCATTCGAACAAATTCAGGCCGCCCGCCTGAAACGAATTCGGGAAATAACCCTTCGCCTGGGGCTGGACAAGGATTTGGCGCTGGCCGCCGTCAATGCAATTGCGCTTGAAAAAATCGAGCATTACCTGCTGAAACTGAAAACCGAAATGATTCCTTACGGCCTGCATACCTTCGGGGTTTCCCCTGCCGATGAGGCCCTCGCCGAAACGGCTCGGGCCATGGCGGAAAAAGGCGGGAAACCCGAAAATTTTTACGCGCAACAGATTCGCGCCTGCGGGCCTTCGGAATTGGACAGCCTGGTGCGGGGGCTTTCCGGTGGCTTCATCGCACCGGCATCGGGCAATGATCCCATCAGAAATCCGGAAAGTCTGCCCACCGGGAAAAATTTTTATGCCTTTGATCCCGAAAAAGTGCCGTCCAAGGAGGCATGGGAAGCCGGTAAACAAGCGGGCCGGGACCTCATCGACGCGTACCGGAAACAGCATGACAACGCCTATCCCGAACAGGTGGGGGTGGTGCTCTGGTCTGTTGAAACCATTCGGGATGAAGGCATCAATGTGGCGACCGCCCTGTATCTGATGGGCATAACCCCGATCTGGGATTCCCGGGACAAGATCAAGACCGTTTCTCCCCTTCCCGCCGCCGGCTTGAACCGGCCCCGCATCGATGTACTGCTTCAAATGTCCGGCCTTTTCCGGGATACCTTTCCGCAGGTGGCCCTGATGCTGGATGCGGCCGTCAAAAAAGCGGCGGCGTTGACCGATCTGGAGAACTTTATCCGCAAACATTCCAAAGCCGTTGAAAAATCCCTCCTCGCCAGCGGGCACACGCCCGAGGAAGCGAAAAGACGCTCCCTGGTCCGTCTCTACAGCGCGCCTCCCGGCGCTTACGGCACCAAGGTGGATGATATGGCCGGCAACAGCGGGCTATGGGAAAAAGATGACACCGTATCCGAACAGGGATTTGTGCCGATGCAGTCTTACGGCTATTCATCCGACCAGTGGGGAACCGCCATGGAAAGCGCCTACCGGGAACACCTTAAATCCGTGGACGCCACGGTCCATACGATCTCTTCCAACCTCTACGGCGCCATGGACAATGATGACATGTTCCAGTATCTGGGCGGCCTGAGCATGGCCGTGCGCAAGGCGTCCGGAAAAGATCCGGCGGTGTTTGTCTCCATGCAGCGCACAACGGAAAAAGGCCGGGTGGAACCCCTTTCCACCACGCTTGGCCGGGAGCTGCGCAGCCGTTATCTGAATCCCAAATGGATTGAAGGCATGAAAGCGGAAAAGTATGCCGGCGGCCGGGAGATGGCCGAGTTCATGGAAAATATGTGGGGCTGGCAGGTCACCACGCCCGAAGCCGTGGACAAAAGCCTCTGGGAGCAAAGCTATGAAGTGTATGTGGAAGATAAATACGGTCAGGATATTAAAGCATTTTTCAATAAGGAAAACCCCTGGGCCTATCAGTCCATGACGGCGCGCATGCTGGAGGCGGTGCGAAAAGGATACTGGCAGGCGGGAAAAGCCGTCACTGAAAAATTGGCGGCCGAATACGCCCTGAACGTCGTGGAAAAAGGCGTGGCCTGTTGCGACCACACCTGTAACAACCCCCTGCTGAACCAAATGGTGGTAGGCATTATCTCCCTGCCGGGGGTTTTATCGCAGGAAACGGCTAAAGCATTTAAACTGGCCGTGGAAAAAGCGGCGGCCAACCCCCTGAATGAGCAGGTTGGCGCGCGAAAGGCGCTATTGGCCAAACTGAATTCCGGGGTCGAGAAAACAACTCGCAAGGCGCGACCGGAATCACGAAAAACACCCGAGCGGCCGGACGGGGCAAACGGCCCAAAAGACGCCAAGCGCGTTGAAGGCTATAAAATGGAAGACATTAAAACCCAAGATGAAACAACGGCCTTATGTTCTTCCGGCGTTCAATGGGCCGCCTCGCTTTTTGTGCTGTTTCTCATCGGGTTATTTTTTTGGGGATCACGCAGCAGGCGGTAG
- a CDS encoding DUF2162 family putative transporter, which produces MAYQSLILGVLFSIGIFAVKSGAGISYVLAVQKKKRAGVAAFFLFALVYGVVFAGAAVLLKRIDPVRHLAAIQTFIQSGMIIHLVMAGLLVIWGLRLLTQPPASRTRSRAWVMLAVPCPVCITVIFFSAGFLITCFPDIPALAVLALYCAFMLVNLVTLEVMFLYRHQRPMAPESFLGGAMLLMAAYFILSVTIMPQFAEMENIYRLAMHHDQTHSQKVIHLVPFSILTAAAFIGGVAVKSITIRSTP; this is translated from the coding sequence ATGGCATACCAAAGCCTCATATTGGGCGTATTATTCAGTATTGGTATTTTTGCAGTCAAAAGCGGAGCGGGAATTTCCTATGTGCTTGCCGTGCAGAAGAAAAAAAGAGCCGGCGTCGCTGCTTTTTTCCTTTTCGCGCTGGTCTATGGAGTGGTTTTTGCCGGCGCCGCGGTCCTTTTGAAACGGATCGATCCGGTCCGTCATCTGGCCGCCATTCAGACCTTTATTCAATCCGGAATGATCATCCATCTGGTCATGGCCGGTCTTCTGGTGATCTGGGGCCTGCGGCTGTTAACGCAGCCCCCGGCTTCCCGAACCCGAAGCCGGGCGTGGGTAATGCTGGCAGTCCCCTGCCCGGTGTGTATCACGGTTATCTTTTTTTCGGCCGGATTTCTGATCACCTGTTTTCCGGACATCCCCGCATTGGCGGTGCTGGCGCTCTACTGCGCCTTTATGCTGGTCAATCTGGTCACCCTGGAAGTGATGTTTCTGTATCGACACCAGCGGCCCATGGCGCCTGAATCTTTCCTGGGCGGCGCCATGCTGCTGATGGCCGCCTATTTCATTCTTTCGGTGACAATCATGCCGCAATTTGCCGAAATGGAAAATATTTACCGCTTGGCCATGCATCACGACCAAACACATTCCCAAAAAGTGATTCACCTTGTTCCGTTTTCGATTCTGACTGCCGCGGCCTTTATCGGCGGGGTTGCGGTTAAGTCAATTACCATAAGGAGCACCCCATGA
- a CDS encoding MotA/TolQ/ExbB proton channel family protein, protein MMDIGALLKSFIYLISASLLYPVLFLLVILTFFIIVCAGSFFAEWVERLKLKQCPPLALPRILKTGTAAAMVSHRVNHYIKALTQTLRGDEPHRELAVENLLQETTLGLWKSMDRLRILVRVAPSLGLIGTLIPMGTGLAALGQGDMTQLSTDLVIAFTTTVTGLAIGTTAFFFYTVKRRWVEEDIKNMELATEMLLSNREQVNDETLSNAAN, encoded by the coding sequence ATGATGGACATCGGCGCCTTACTGAAATCCTTTATTTATTTAATTTCCGCCTCACTGCTCTATCCGGTTCTCTTCTTGCTGGTCATACTGACTTTTTTCATCATTGTGTGCGCGGGATCTTTTTTTGCCGAGTGGGTGGAACGGCTTAAACTGAAGCAATGCCCGCCGCTGGCGCTTCCGAGGATTCTGAAAACCGGGACCGCCGCCGCGATGGTTTCCCACCGGGTCAACCACTATATCAAGGCGCTGACGCAAACCCTGCGAGGCGATGAGCCGCACCGTGAGCTTGCCGTTGAAAACCTGCTTCAGGAAACGACCCTGGGCCTTTGGAAATCCATGGATCGGCTCAGAATTCTGGTTCGGGTGGCGCCGTCGCTGGGGTTGATCGGCACCTTGATTCCCATGGGTACGGGTCTGGCCGCGTTGGGTCAGGGGGACATGACGCAACTTTCCACGGATTTGGTGATCGCCTTTACCACCACGGTTACGGGCCTGGCCATCGGCACAACGGCCTTTTTTTTCTATACGGTCAAGCGGCGCTGGGTTGAGGAGGACATCAAGAATATGGAGCTGGCAACCGAAATGCTTTTGTCGAACAGGGAGCAGGTGAATGATGAAACACTTTCAAACGCGGCGAATTAA
- a CDS encoding DUF2149 domain-containing protein, producing MMKHFQTRRIKKAGKGFGEQAFRDDDPMTGVANLFDIGLVFIVGLLLTLFSAYRLDDLFDSTSQMTIMKQHASGEMEIITKKGTRVKAMKVSKSKTSGQGERLGVAYRLKDGTMVYVPE from the coding sequence ATGATGAAACACTTTCAAACGCGGCGAATTAAAAAAGCCGGCAAGGGGTTCGGCGAGCAGGCCTTTCGGGACGATGATCCCATGACCGGCGTGGCCAACCTTTTCGACATCGGTCTGGTATTTATCGTCGGGTTGCTCTTGACCCTTTTCAGCGCCTATCGGCTTGACGATCTTTTTGATTCAACATCTCAGATGACGATCATGAAGCAACACGCCTCAGGGGAAATGGAAATCATCACCAAGAAAGGTACCCGGGTCAAAGCCATGAAGGTCTCCAAGTCCAAAACCAGCGGTCAGGGAGAGAGATTGGGCGTTGCATACCGCCTGAAGGACGGCACCATGGTGTATGTGCCGGAGTAA
- the cobD gene encoding threonine-phosphate decarboxylase CobD, producing MKFEHGGHIRSLARLAGCAVEELLDFSANINPLGPPDCLQPVILRHLRGVVHYPDPACWALREAIAASFSLLPEEIVCGNGSTELLYALPRALGVSHAVIPVPAYIDYAAAASRAGLKITSIPLRAEAGFSVDWRQVEPKLTGADMVIVGQPGNPSGAMVDPATLLAMADRHLSTFFVVDEAFADFVADYQTLAVHGRPNIIVLRSMTKFYAIPGLRLGYALASAAMVDRILAHLPPWSVGSLVQAVGAAALCEHEYAEKTRRAVTQLRENLHCDLSHSGAFSVFPSAANYLLARVEKPSFDAVQLACKLLAHRIAIRVCDNYEGLDRRYFRVAVRTATENKQLLNAMRLEGCE from the coding sequence ATGAAATTCGAACACGGTGGGCATATTCGAAGCTTGGCGCGTCTTGCCGGTTGCGCGGTTGAAGAGCTCCTTGACTTCAGCGCAAACATCAACCCCCTGGGACCTCCAGACTGTCTTCAGCCGGTGATTCTGCGTCACCTTCGCGGTGTGGTCCACTATCCGGACCCCGCCTGCTGGGCACTGCGTGAAGCCATCGCCGCTTCGTTTTCCCTGTTGCCGGAGGAAATTGTCTGCGGAAACGGCTCCACCGAACTGCTCTATGCGCTTCCCCGCGCCCTGGGCGTTTCGCATGCGGTGATTCCGGTGCCGGCCTACATCGATTATGCCGCCGCCGCGTCACGGGCGGGGCTGAAGATCACTTCGATTCCGCTACGTGCGGAAGCCGGGTTTTCCGTTGATTGGCGCCAAGTTGAGCCAAAACTGACCGGCGCCGATATGGTAATCGTCGGGCAACCGGGCAACCCGTCGGGTGCCATGGTGGACCCGGCAACGCTGCTGGCGATGGCGGACCGCCATTTATCCACCTTCTTCGTGGTGGACGAAGCCTTCGCGGATTTTGTGGCCGATTACCAAACCCTGGCGGTGCATGGCCGGCCCAACATCATCGTACTGCGGTCCATGACCAAGTTTTATGCGATTCCGGGGCTGCGCCTGGGGTATGCACTGGCCTCAGCCGCGATGGTCGATCGCATTCTTGCCCATCTTCCTCCCTGGTCCGTGGGCAGTCTGGTTCAAGCCGTCGGAGCCGCCGCCCTTTGCGAGCATGAATATGCCGAAAAAACGCGCAGGGCGGTGACGCAACTTCGGGAAAACCTTCATTGCGATCTATCGCATTCAGGCGCTTTTAGCGTATTTCCATCCGCAGCGAACTATCTATTGGCCCGCGTGGAAAAGCCTTCTTTCGATGCCGTTCAGTTGGCCTGCAAGCTGCTCGCCCATCGCATCGCGATTCGCGTCTGCGACAACTACGAGGGGTTGGACCGGCGTTATTTCCGCGTGGCCGTTCGTACGGCAACGGAAAACAAACAGCTCTTGAATGCCATGCGCCTGGAAGGATGTGAATGA
- the cbiB gene encoding adenosylcobinamide-phosphate synthase CbiB, whose protein sequence is MIPLTLQIWLALCFDFLMGDPGWLPHPVRLIGRVAQLLEKPARRLFLNERLAGAVTAAIVIGGTAWVTWGLLRTAHRLSPLMGDLAAIGILYTTFAAKDLSAHSRAVWRALEAGNLAQARRAAARMVGRDTAGLEAPGVIRAAVESVAENTVDGVLAPLFFAFLFGPVGAMTYKAINTLDSTFGYRNDRYRHFGWASARIDDAANYIPARLSLVFIAIGALFTGGRCGRTFGIGLRDARKHASPNSGYAESAFAGALGVQLGGPLLRNGHPEATPLLGDAIIPLGQNHILSANLLMSAALISATVLMSGARLLVEAILK, encoded by the coding sequence ATGATTCCGCTCACGCTTCAGATCTGGTTGGCCCTGTGCTTTGACTTTCTCATGGGGGATCCCGGGTGGCTGCCCCACCCGGTGCGCCTTATCGGGCGCGTGGCCCAACTGCTGGAAAAGCCGGCCCGGCGATTGTTTTTAAATGAGCGGCTTGCCGGCGCCGTCACAGCCGCAATCGTTATCGGCGGAACCGCTTGGGTGACATGGGGCTTGCTAAGGACGGCACACCGCCTCTCTCCCCTCATGGGCGACCTAGCGGCCATCGGCATCCTTTACACCACCTTTGCCGCCAAGGATCTTTCGGCTCACAGCCGCGCTGTTTGGCGCGCTCTTGAAGCCGGGAATCTTGCACAGGCCCGCCGGGCCGCGGCTCGCATGGTGGGTCGTGACACGGCTGGCCTTGAGGCGCCAGGCGTCATTCGCGCGGCAGTGGAAAGTGTTGCGGAAAACACGGTGGACGGGGTCCTGGCTCCTCTTTTTTTCGCGTTTTTATTCGGTCCCGTGGGCGCCATGACGTATAAGGCGATCAATACCCTGGATTCCACCTTCGGTTACCGGAACGACCGCTACCGCCACTTCGGCTGGGCCTCGGCACGAATAGACGATGCCGCCAACTATATTCCAGCGCGACTCAGCCTGGTGTTTATCGCTATCGGCGCACTTTTTACGGGCGGAAGATGCGGCCGGACTTTTGGCATCGGGCTGCGAGACGCGCGAAAACACGCAAGCCCGAACTCGGGGTATGCAGAATCAGCCTTTGCCGGCGCGCTCGGGGTCCAACTGGGCGGGCCGCTCCTTCGAAACGGGCACCCCGAGGCAACACCGCTGTTGGGCGATGCGATCATCCCCTTGGGCCAAAACCATATTCTCAGCGCCAACTTGCTGATGTCCGCCGCCCTTATTTCGGCGACAGTGCTGATGTCGGGCGCACGACTGCTGGTGGAGGCGATTCTGAAATGA
- a CDS encoding cobyrinate a,c-diamide synthase, giving the protein MTRKIPRILIAAAQSGSGKTTLTLGVVSALRRRGLKVQPFKVGPDFLDPTWLTAASGRPCYNLDGWMSGPDYVARLFDRATADADIAVIEGVMGLYDGANASDSAGSSAEIARWLQAPVVLVVNVHGMSRSVAPVVAGFAGFEEGVCIRGVIANHCGSEKHRNILKEALQAAGQPVLVGAVPRGGVPELPSRHLGLVTADSDRNCSPAVLKAFALAAETHLNLDEILTIAGSAPRFQPPSFGPAKKGASPAHSLCLAVARDECFHFYYQDLFDELEHRGCQIDYFSPLRDASLPKKADAVYLGGGYPEAFAETLAANAGMTRSLRQFAQSGRPVYAECGGLIYLSEALTTREGNRRPLLGILPGETRMLNHRKHLGYVEVRQKADALWGKAGTHLRGHEFHYSEVVSNDAIEEKWTTAYDLIPHRGACKSSEGYYQPQGRILASYVHLHLASRPDALDYFLNLCALTRCECP; this is encoded by the coding sequence ATGACCCGGAAAATCCCCCGAATCCTCATCGCCGCCGCCCAGAGCGGCAGCGGCAAAACAACTCTGACCCTGGGGGTGGTGTCCGCCCTGCGACGACGCGGCTTGAAGGTTCAACCCTTCAAGGTGGGGCCCGATTTCCTCGATCCCACATGGCTTACCGCCGCTTCGGGAAGGCCCTGCTACAACCTCGACGGCTGGATGAGCGGGCCGGACTATGTGGCGCGCTTATTCGACCGGGCAACGGCGGATGCGGACATCGCGGTGATTGAGGGCGTGATGGGATTGTACGACGGCGCGAATGCGTCCGATTCGGCCGGCAGTTCGGCCGAGATCGCCCGGTGGCTTCAAGCGCCCGTTGTGCTGGTGGTCAACGTGCACGGCATGAGCCGCAGCGTGGCGCCGGTGGTGGCCGGGTTTGCCGGTTTTGAAGAAGGCGTATGCATTCGCGGGGTGATCGCCAACCATTGCGGCTCCGAAAAACACCGGAATATTCTGAAAGAAGCGCTTCAAGCGGCCGGGCAACCCGTGCTCGTGGGGGCTGTTCCAAGAGGGGGGGTTCCGGAATTGCCGAGCCGCCATTTGGGCCTCGTAACCGCCGATTCCGATCGGAACTGCTCACCGGCCGTCCTGAAAGCATTCGCCCTGGCTGCCGAAACACACCTGAATCTGGACGAAATACTTACTATCGCAGGCTCGGCCCCTCGCTTCCAACCGCCATCGTTCGGACCGGCAAAAAAAGGGGCCTCGCCGGCTCATTCACTTTGCCTTGCCGTGGCCCGAGACGAGTGCTTTCATTTTTATTATCAAGATCTTTTCGATGAATTGGAACATCGGGGGTGCCAAATCGACTATTTTTCGCCCTTACGGGATGCGTCTCTTCCGAAAAAGGCGGATGCCGTGTACCTGGGCGGCGGCTATCCCGAGGCGTTCGCGGAAACCCTGGCCGCCAATGCAGGCATGACCCGCAGCCTTCGCCAATTTGCTCAGTCCGGCCGGCCCGTTTATGCGGAGTGCGGCGGACTCATCTATCTCTCCGAAGCCCTCACGACCCGGGAGGGAAACCGCCGGCCGCTTCTCGGTATTCTTCCGGGCGAAACACGCATGCTGAATCACCGCAAACACCTCGGCTACGTCGAGGTTCGCCAGAAAGCGGACGCATTGTGGGGAAAGGCGGGCACTCATCTGCGAGGCCATGAATTTCACTACTCGGAGGTAGTCTCGAATGACGCCATAGAGGAAAAATGGACTACCGCCTATGACCTAATTCCCCACCGTGGCGCTTGCAAGTCTTCAGAGGGATATTATCAACCGCAGGGTCGAATTCTTGCCAGCTATGTTCACCTGCATCTTGCAAGCCGGCCCGATGCGCTGGATTATTTTCTGAATCTCTGCGCTCTGACCCGATGCGAGTGCCCATGA
- a CDS encoding precorrin-8X methylmutase, with product MTRRARIHQLLAHPLNGQDIETLSFAAIDRDAPPHSFSPDQWKIVRRMIHTTGDFSIMKAVQFSADAIRAGVAALRAGRPLYVDTNMIRAGLSLDRLCKVCEPYDPSRIHCHVADTDIIQDAMRMNLPRSVVAIRKARHLFINGAIAVFGNAPTALFELNRMIIEEGAKPALVIAAPVGFIHVEESKEELAALNVPHIILSGTRGGSPIAVSIVHALCSLAASAQPKTTSEARAMHAFDAVMLLGHGSRVPGADESMLRVADTLKKTGRYHQVETCNMSRLGPHFEEVFEKCVHHGARSVLLLPYFLNQGLHMKLDIPEKMQTAVQQYPHVKLVFGKNLGYDPLLVRLVEKRIAESVNLGDVREIQLPDENTYPVPRGQCEFVPMLPEEATQWKRVRGTIENQ from the coding sequence ATGACCCGACGCGCACGAATTCATCAGTTACTGGCCCATCCACTGAACGGTCAGGATATCGAGACCTTGTCTTTTGCCGCCATTGACCGGGACGCCCCACCCCATTCCTTTTCCCCGGACCAGTGGAAGATCGTTCGCCGAATGATTCACACCACGGGAGATTTTTCGATCATGAAGGCGGTGCAGTTTTCGGCGGACGCTATCCGTGCGGGAGTTGCGGCGCTTCGGGCCGGCCGGCCCCTGTATGTCGATACCAACATGATCCGCGCAGGGCTTTCTCTTGATCGCCTTTGCAAGGTTTGCGAGCCGTATGACCCGAGCCGTATTCATTGCCATGTGGCAGATACCGATATAATTCAAGATGCGATGCGAATGAATTTACCGCGCTCTGTCGTGGCCATTCGAAAAGCCAGGCACTTATTCATCAATGGCGCCATCGCCGTTTTCGGCAACGCCCCCACGGCGCTTTTCGAGTTAAACCGAATGATCATCGAAGAGGGCGCAAAGCCGGCGTTGGTCATTGCCGCACCCGTGGGATTTATTCATGTGGAAGAAAGCAAGGAGGAGTTGGCCGCCCTGAATGTGCCGCACATCATTCTCTCGGGGACGCGCGGCGGCAGCCCCATTGCCGTCAGTATCGTTCATGCGCTCTGTTCCCTGGCGGCCTCGGCGCAGCCGAAAACGACATCTGAAGCGAGGGCGATGCATGCCTTCGATGCCGTGATGCTGCTCGGCCACGGCAGCCGAGTGCCGGGAGCGGATGAGTCCATGCTGCGAGTGGCCGACACCCTTAAAAAAACGGGTCGGTACCACCAGGTGGAAACCTGCAATATGTCGCGTCTCGGCCCTCACTTTGAGGAAGTCTTTGAAAAATGCGTTCATCATGGCGCCCGCAGCGTCTTGTTGCTGCCCTATTTTCTGAATCAGGGGCTTCACATGAAGCTGGATATTCCCGAGAAAATGCAAACAGCGGTTCAGCAGTATCCCCACGTGAAGTTGGTCTTCGGGAAAAATCTCGGATATGACCCCCTTCTGGTAAGGCTGGTGGAAAAACGGATCGCGGAATCGGTCAACTTGGGGGACGTGAGGGAAATTCAGCTTCCGGATGAAAACACCTACCCGGTTCCCCGGGGGCAATGCGAATTCGTTCCGATGCTTCCCGAAGAGGCAACGCAGTGGAAGAGGGTTCGGGGCACGATTGAAAACCAGTGA